A section of the Humulus lupulus chromosome 2, drHumLupu1.1, whole genome shotgun sequence genome encodes:
- the LOC133818768 gene encoding uncharacterized protein LOC133818768 isoform X2: MPETEPGIEILRAFELRLLRCTLPPTTSDDDCITPSHRIHLLIADLLGFIETGRYLQALTSPDAAQLIFKLTDSDPVDSLDDSAEYAERVYSVLLKRVESFLSEGDDGKEKGSRVVIVMCMAVAAFLLFTQCNTTGPLELLPKCPLPFIESKSADKFVEWDNWARNYLMSAGSDLLGKFSNLQYLVFANMLLTKAKDLLFQGRSASALDGLRSISWWLARVLLVQQRILDDRSSSLFDLLQVFTRETLLHFGTLEKVTSYWGDSLHKDEGLAIVSMLHLEAGIMEYTYGRVDSCRLNFESAETAAGLDISVTGVLGFRTLYQVEPKAQMVLVANRNSSNNNENCQLDSSGHSKKETSNDEMYEASDILITPKLLESENGHRTKEGIQVGTNSPLSAIHQAVILAKCLLIEKSTRHDDMQRWDMAPYIEAIDSLKSSCFAVRCFCDTLRIRWESTRSRTKERALGMMEKLVQGMYESSPGVAQRIPLCYGVCIPTIASLRKEYGELLVSCGLIGEALKIYEDLELWDSLIFCYSLLKKKAAAVDVIKTRLSVTPNDPRLWCSLGDFTNDDACYEKALEVSSNRSARAKRSLARNAYNRGEYEASVVLWESAMALNSLYPDGWFALGSAALKAKDIEKALDGFTRAVQLDPENGEAWNNIACLHLFRKRSKEAFIAFKEALKFKRNSWQLWENFGQVALDLKNISQALEAIRMVLEITRNKRVSVELLERTITEVEKRVSVSSSSTKIDDYSNQESSIDSENESSVESGEGRSRETEQLVDFLGKVLQKF; this comes from the exons ATGCCTGAAACGGAACCAGGAATCGAGATCCTCCGGGCCTTCGAGCTCCGTCTTCTCCGCTGCACCCTCCCTCCTACCACCTCCGATGATGATTGTATCACCCCCTCTCACCGTATCCACTTGCTAATTGCCGACTTGCTGGGCTTCATTGAAACCGGTCGCTATCTTCAAGCTCTGACGTCCCCCGACGCCGCGCAACTCATCTTCAAACTCACTGATTCCGACCCGGTCGACTCGCTCGATGACAGTGCCGAGTACGCCGAACGTGTGTACTCTGTGCTCCTGAAGCGAGTGGAATCTTTCTTGTCGGAAGGCGATGATGGCAAGGAGAAGGGCTCCAGAGTTGTAATCGTTATGTGCATGGCGGTCGCGGCATTTCTTTTGTTCACTCAATGTAACACGACTGG acCGTTGGAATTATTGCCAAAATGCCCTCTGCCATTTATAGAAAGCAAAAGTGCAGATAAGTTTGTAGAGTGGGATAATTGGGCTCGTAATTACCTCATGTCTGCTGGGTCTGACTTGCTTGGAAAGTTCTCTAATCTTCAG TACCTAGTGTTTGCCAATATGCTGTTAACGAAGGCTAAAGACTTACTATTCCAAGGGAGGAGTGCCTCAGCTTTAGATGGGCTTAGGAGCATTTCATGGTGGCTTGCTAGAGTTCTACTTGTTCAGCAGAGAATTTTGGATGATCGGTCTTCGTCATTGTTTGATCTATTGCAAGTGTTTACACGTGAAACTTTGCTTCATTTTGGCACATTGGAAAAAGTAACAAGTTATTGGGGTGACAGTTTGCATAAGGATGAGGGTTTAGCAATAGTCTCAATGCTTCATTTAGAAGCTGGGATAATGGAATATACCTATGGGCGAGTTGATTCTTGCAG GTTGAATTTTGAATCAGCTGAAACTGCAGCTGGACTTGATATTTCTGTTACTGGCGTTCTTGGTTTCCGTACTTTATATCAG GTTGAACCAAAGGCACAAATGGTACTTGTTGCGAACAGAAACTCATCAAACAACAATGAAAATTGTCAATTGGATAGCAGTGGCCATTCAAAAAAAGAGACTAGTAATGATGAAATGTATGAGGCCTCTGACATTCTGATCACCCCAAAACTTTTAGAGAGTGAAAATGGACACAGAACTAAAGAAGGCATTCAAGTTGGCACTAATTCCCCTTTGAGTGCAATACATCAGGCAGTGATCCTGGCTAAATGTCTTCTGATTGAGAAGAGCACTCGACATGATGACATGCAAA GGTGGGATATGGCTCCATACATAGAGGCAATTGATTCTCTAAAGTCATCATGCTTTGCT GTTCGATGTTTTTGTGACACCTTACGCATTCGATGGGAGTCAACTCGTAGTCGCACAAAGGAACGGGCCTTGGGGATGATGGAAAAATTG GTCCAGGGGATGTACGAATCTTCTCCAGGAGTGGCACAAAGGATTCCACTTTGTTATGGGGTTTGCATCCCAACAATTGCTTCCTTGCGGAA AGAATATGGTGAACTTTTAGTTAGCTGTGGTTTAATTGGAGAGGCATTAAAGATTTACGAGGATTTAGAGTTATGGGACAGTCTTATTTTTTGTTACAG CTTATTGAAGAAGAAAGCAGCAGCTGTTGACGTCATCAAGACTAGATTGTCTGTAACACCCAATGACCCTAGGTTATG GTGCTCATTGGGTGATTTTACTAATGATGATGCCTGCTATGAAAAAGCATTAGAAGTTTCAAGTAATAGGTCTGCTCGAGCTAAG CGCTCTCTCGCACGTAATGCATATAATAGAGGGGAATATGAGGCATCAGTGGTTCTTTG GGAGTCTGCAATGGCCTTAAATTCTTTGTATCCAGATGGTTGGTTTGCGCTAGGATCTGCTGCATTAAAG GCTAAGGATATTGAGAAAGCACTGGATGGCTTTACTCGTGCTGTTCAACTTGATCCAGAAAACGGGGAGGCCTGGAATAATATTGCTTGTTT GCATTTGTTCCGGAAAAGAAGCAAAGAGGCTTTCATTGCTTTCAAAGAGGCCCTGAAGTTTAA ACGCAACAGCTGGCAATTGTGGGAGAACTTTGGCCAAGTTGCTTTGGATCTGAAGAACATCAGCCAG GCTCTAGAAGCTATTAGGATGGTGTTGGAGATAACTAGAAATAAAAGAGTTTCTGTCGAACTGTTGGAAAGAACTATAACAGAAGTGGAGAAAAGGGTTTCAGTTAGTTCGTCTTCCACAAAGATTGATGATTATAGTAATCAAGAGTCTAGCATAGATTCTGAGAATGAGTCAAGTGTGGAATCTGGGGAGGGTAGATCACGGGAAACTGAGCAGCTGGTCGATTTTCTTGGAAAAGTTCTACAGAAG TTCTAA
- the LOC133818768 gene encoding uncharacterized protein LOC133818768 isoform X1, translating to MPETEPGIEILRAFELRLLRCTLPPTTSDDDCITPSHRIHLLIADLLGFIETGRYLQALTSPDAAQLIFKLTDSDPVDSLDDSAEYAERVYSVLLKRVESFLSEGDDGKEKGSRVVIVMCMAVAAFLLFTQCNTTGPLELLPKCPLPFIESKSADKFVEWDNWARNYLMSAGSDLLGKFSNLQYLVFANMLLTKAKDLLFQGRSASALDGLRSISWWLARVLLVQQRILDDRSSSLFDLLQVFTRETLLHFGTLEKVTSYWGDSLHKDEGLAIVSMLHLEAGIMEYTYGRVDSCRLNFESAETAAGLDISVTGVLGFRTLYQVEPKAQMVLVANRNSSNNNENCQLDSSGHSKKETSNDEMYEASDILITPKLLESENGHRTKEGIQVGTNSPLSAIHQAVILAKCLLIEKSTRHDDMQRWDMAPYIEAIDSLKSSCFAVRCFCDTLRIRWESTRSRTKERALGMMEKLVQGMYESSPGVAQRIPLCYGVCIPTIASLRKEYGELLVSCGLIGEALKIYEDLELWDSLIFCYSLLKKKAAAVDVIKTRLSVTPNDPRLWCSLGDFTNDDACYEKALEVSSNRSARAKRSLARNAYNRGEYEASVVLWESAMALNSLYPDGWFALGSAALKAKDIEKALDGFTRAVQLDPENGEAWNNIACLHLFRKRSKEAFIAFKEALKFKRNSWQLWENFGQVALDLKNISQALEAIRMVLEITRNKRVSVELLERTITEVEKRVSVSSSSTKIDDYSNQESSIDSENESSVESGEGRSRETEQLVDFLGKVLQKAVLSGSGVDIWGLYARWHKLKGDLTMCSEALLKQVRSYQGSDIWNDRDQFRKFAHASLELCKVYMEISSSTSSRRELFSAEMHLKNTIKQAVAFSDMEERKDLQACLEAVQTKLQSNSVLT from the exons ATGCCTGAAACGGAACCAGGAATCGAGATCCTCCGGGCCTTCGAGCTCCGTCTTCTCCGCTGCACCCTCCCTCCTACCACCTCCGATGATGATTGTATCACCCCCTCTCACCGTATCCACTTGCTAATTGCCGACTTGCTGGGCTTCATTGAAACCGGTCGCTATCTTCAAGCTCTGACGTCCCCCGACGCCGCGCAACTCATCTTCAAACTCACTGATTCCGACCCGGTCGACTCGCTCGATGACAGTGCCGAGTACGCCGAACGTGTGTACTCTGTGCTCCTGAAGCGAGTGGAATCTTTCTTGTCGGAAGGCGATGATGGCAAGGAGAAGGGCTCCAGAGTTGTAATCGTTATGTGCATGGCGGTCGCGGCATTTCTTTTGTTCACTCAATGTAACACGACTGG acCGTTGGAATTATTGCCAAAATGCCCTCTGCCATTTATAGAAAGCAAAAGTGCAGATAAGTTTGTAGAGTGGGATAATTGGGCTCGTAATTACCTCATGTCTGCTGGGTCTGACTTGCTTGGAAAGTTCTCTAATCTTCAG TACCTAGTGTTTGCCAATATGCTGTTAACGAAGGCTAAAGACTTACTATTCCAAGGGAGGAGTGCCTCAGCTTTAGATGGGCTTAGGAGCATTTCATGGTGGCTTGCTAGAGTTCTACTTGTTCAGCAGAGAATTTTGGATGATCGGTCTTCGTCATTGTTTGATCTATTGCAAGTGTTTACACGTGAAACTTTGCTTCATTTTGGCACATTGGAAAAAGTAACAAGTTATTGGGGTGACAGTTTGCATAAGGATGAGGGTTTAGCAATAGTCTCAATGCTTCATTTAGAAGCTGGGATAATGGAATATACCTATGGGCGAGTTGATTCTTGCAG GTTGAATTTTGAATCAGCTGAAACTGCAGCTGGACTTGATATTTCTGTTACTGGCGTTCTTGGTTTCCGTACTTTATATCAG GTTGAACCAAAGGCACAAATGGTACTTGTTGCGAACAGAAACTCATCAAACAACAATGAAAATTGTCAATTGGATAGCAGTGGCCATTCAAAAAAAGAGACTAGTAATGATGAAATGTATGAGGCCTCTGACATTCTGATCACCCCAAAACTTTTAGAGAGTGAAAATGGACACAGAACTAAAGAAGGCATTCAAGTTGGCACTAATTCCCCTTTGAGTGCAATACATCAGGCAGTGATCCTGGCTAAATGTCTTCTGATTGAGAAGAGCACTCGACATGATGACATGCAAA GGTGGGATATGGCTCCATACATAGAGGCAATTGATTCTCTAAAGTCATCATGCTTTGCT GTTCGATGTTTTTGTGACACCTTACGCATTCGATGGGAGTCAACTCGTAGTCGCACAAAGGAACGGGCCTTGGGGATGATGGAAAAATTG GTCCAGGGGATGTACGAATCTTCTCCAGGAGTGGCACAAAGGATTCCACTTTGTTATGGGGTTTGCATCCCAACAATTGCTTCCTTGCGGAA AGAATATGGTGAACTTTTAGTTAGCTGTGGTTTAATTGGAGAGGCATTAAAGATTTACGAGGATTTAGAGTTATGGGACAGTCTTATTTTTTGTTACAG CTTATTGAAGAAGAAAGCAGCAGCTGTTGACGTCATCAAGACTAGATTGTCTGTAACACCCAATGACCCTAGGTTATG GTGCTCATTGGGTGATTTTACTAATGATGATGCCTGCTATGAAAAAGCATTAGAAGTTTCAAGTAATAGGTCTGCTCGAGCTAAG CGCTCTCTCGCACGTAATGCATATAATAGAGGGGAATATGAGGCATCAGTGGTTCTTTG GGAGTCTGCAATGGCCTTAAATTCTTTGTATCCAGATGGTTGGTTTGCGCTAGGATCTGCTGCATTAAAG GCTAAGGATATTGAGAAAGCACTGGATGGCTTTACTCGTGCTGTTCAACTTGATCCAGAAAACGGGGAGGCCTGGAATAATATTGCTTGTTT GCATTTGTTCCGGAAAAGAAGCAAAGAGGCTTTCATTGCTTTCAAAGAGGCCCTGAAGTTTAA ACGCAACAGCTGGCAATTGTGGGAGAACTTTGGCCAAGTTGCTTTGGATCTGAAGAACATCAGCCAG GCTCTAGAAGCTATTAGGATGGTGTTGGAGATAACTAGAAATAAAAGAGTTTCTGTCGAACTGTTGGAAAGAACTATAACAGAAGTGGAGAAAAGGGTTTCAGTTAGTTCGTCTTCCACAAAGATTGATGATTATAGTAATCAAGAGTCTAGCATAGATTCTGAGAATGAGTCAAGTGTGGAATCTGGGGAGGGTAGATCACGGGAAACTGAGCAGCTGGTCGATTTTCTTGGAAAAGTTCTACAGAAG GCAGTTCTAAGTGGGAGCGGAGTGGATATCTGGGGCTTGTATGCAAGGTGGCACAAGCTCAAAGGAGATCTCACAATGTGCTCTGAAGCCCTTCTTAAGCAAGTTAGATCCTACCAG GGATCTGACATATGGAATGATAGAGACCAGTTCCGAAAATTCGCCCATGCTTCCTTGGAACTTTGCAAGGTGTACATGGAAATTTCTTCATCTACTAGTAGCCGCAGAGAACTCTTTTCAGCTGAGATGCATCTAAAGAACACAATTAAACAG GCCGTGGCCTTCTCTGACATGGAAGAACGCAAGGATCTTCAAGCTTGTCTTGAAGCAGTGCAGACAAAACTCCAATCAAATTCTGTTCTAACATAA